The DNA window AGGTAAAAGAAGCATATCGGAAGGCCACATTGAAAAAAACGTCCGGTGTTATTTTAAATCGTTTGTTGCATCGAACTTTTTTTGTGGCAAAAAAAGTTCGAAGTGAAACCGGAATAGGAGATCACGCCGTATCGATAAGTTATGCGGCCATTGAACTTGGGCGAAAGATATTCGGCACCCTTGAAAGCAAAAAGGTTCTTTTGATCGGTGCAGGTGAAATGGCGGAACTCGCGGTTGAACACCTGATTCGAAACAGAGCCGGTGAGATTTTTGTAGCAAACAGAACCTTTGAACGGGGCGTTGAACTGGCCAAAAAATTTAACGGTCAGGCGATCAAGTTTAAAGAGCTCACCCATTATTTAAAGGAAGTGGATATCATTATCAGCTCAACCGGTTCTTCAAATTTTATCTTAAGACCCGACCAGGTAAAAGGAACCATGCGCAACAGGCGCAACCGGCCCCTTTTCTTCATAGATATTGCAGTTCCCAGGGATATTGATCCCGGCATAAACCGGCTGAACAACTCTTATGTGTATGATATTGATGATTTAAAAAGTGTGGTTGATGAAAATTTAGGAGATAGAAAAGCAGAGGCCATCAAAGGGGAAAGAATCGTGGATGAAGCCGTCATCCGTTTTCGGGAGTGGTATGACAATCTCGATGTGGTTCCGACCATTGTTGCTCTGCGAAGCAAGCTCGAAACCATTGCAAAAACGGAGATAGAAAAAACAATGCAGCTGAATTTTGTTTCAGGTGCTGATTCGCAGGCCATTCAGAGGATGACAGACGCAATTGTCAATAAATTTTTACACGATCCCACCCTTGTTTTAAAAGGCAATGGCTTTCACCGGGATAAGTCGGTTTATTTGGATGTGGCCAGGAAGTTGTTCAGGTTGGACAAATAAAACGCTTGTTTATAAAAAATTGAAATCAGATTTATAAGATCTGTTCGGAGGTATATTTTGAAAAAAATAGCATTTCTTTTTCCGGGACAGGGTTCCCAGTCGGTGGGAATGGGGCTCGACTTATATCAGGAGTATGATTTTGTCAGAGAACTTTTTGATATGGCCGAAGAGACGTGCAGGATAAATATCTCGAAACTTTGCTTTAAAGGACCCATGGAAGATCTTACCATGACGGTAAACCTTCAGCCGGCGGTCACAGTGGTAAATCTTGCATTTCTTGCTGCCATTAAAAAAGAAGGATTAAAACCTTATGTTTCAGCCGGTCACAGTCTCGGCGAATACAGCGCCCTTTGTACGTCAGGTATCGTTTCAAATCAGGATACAGTTGCCCTGGTCTATAAGCGGGGGGAATTAATGCACGATGAATCGATAAAACATGCCGGGGCCATGCATGCTGTTATCGGCCTGCCCATTGAAAAGGTGGACGAAATTGTTCAAGATGTTCAACAGGATGGTGTGGTGTCGGTGGCGAACCATAATACCGAGCTGCAGATTGTCATTACCGGCGCTCCTGAACCGGTAAAAAAGGTGTCTTCCCTGGCCGCCTCACAGGGCGCTAAATCGATCCCTTTAAAAGTAAGCGGTGCCTGGCATAGTGAATTAATAAAAGGAGCGGAGGAAAAGTTCAGGGAGTTTATCGATCCGTTTGCCTTCAATCAGCCGGAGAAACCGGTTATTTTCAACGTCACGGCAGATTATGAGGAAGATCCCGCCCAAATCAAATCGATTATGGCAAAACAGCTTGTCAGTCCGGTTCGATGGTATGATTCCATGCGAAAGCTTATTGAAGAAGAGATCGACATTTTCGTGGAGGTGGGTCCGGGGAGAGTCCTTAGTGGCTTAAGCAGAAAGATTCTTCCAAAGGAGTACGGGGGAAAAATTTATTCAGTAAATAATATGAAAACCCTGGAGCAATTTTTAACCGATGCGGGTTAATCAATGTAATTTTAAGATCTATTGGTAAGGTATACACCTGAACAAACAAATACGGTTCCGATGAAAAGGGACAGCGTAATTGGCTCTTTTAAAATTAGAAAGGCAAGTATGATCGCGGTGACAGGCACAAAATTGATGAAAAGGCTTGCTCTGGTGGGGCCGATTTTTTTAATTCCTTCATAGTACCATACAAAACCAACAACGGTACCGAAGAATCCCAGGTAAAATATGCTTACCCATTCGCTGACCATATAATGCCTCATATCGCTTAGCATTCCTTCAAACAGGGCAGGGACAAACAGGCAGGCCGTACCGATGATTGCGGAGTATGTCACGGAAACAAGGGGCGAAAGGGCGTTCATCACGGCTTTTCCAATCAAAGAATAACAAACCCAGCTGGCAACACAGCAGAAAATATACAACTCTCCCAAACCCAGACCGCTGCTCAGGATAGCGTTGAGGTTACCCTTTGATATAACAATCACTGCGCCGGTAACCGAAATCAGCACTCCGATGAATTTAGGCAGGGTCAGCTTTTCCCTGAAAATAAGCGCAGCAAAGATGGTTATGAATATGGGATTATTGGCGATAATAATGGAAGCGCGACCCGCGTCAATTAGCCTCAGTCCTTTAAAAAAAAAGACGTTATAGGAGAACACACCTGTAAGCCCCAGGAGAATGACGGGGAAGATCTGTTTCCTGTGCATTCCAGGTAAACGCCCGTCCATTTTCCAGGTTATTATTAAAAGAAAGCATGATGCAGTCAAAAACCGCAGAAAGGAAGCTGAAAACGGGCCTACGTTTTGCGCCAGGACTTTGCCGGCGATAAACGTCCCGCCCCA is part of the Thermodesulfobacteriota bacterium genome and encodes:
- the hemA gene encoding glutamyl-tRNA reductase, translated to MADIILLGINHQTASVDLRECLAFSAEETAEGLVSLHNNPFIKEALIFSTCNRVEVLFVTENRTKGTDAAKEFIAEFKKVPVSQFEDALYVHEGDEAVRHIFRVASSLDSMMVGEPQILGQVKEAYRKATLKKTSGVILNRLLHRTFFVAKKVRSETGIGDHAVSISYAAIELGRKIFGTLESKKVLLIGAGEMAELAVEHLIRNRAGEIFVANRTFERGVELAKKFNGQAIKFKELTHYLKEVDIIISSTGSSNFILRPDQVKGTMRNRRNRPLFFIDIAVPRDIDPGINRLNNSYVYDIDDLKSVVDENLGDRKAEAIKGERIVDEAVIRFREWYDNLDVVPTIVALRSKLETIAKTEIEKTMQLNFVSGADSQAIQRMTDAIVNKFLHDPTLVLKGNGFHRDKSVYLDVARKLFRLDK
- the fabD gene encoding ACP S-malonyltransferase is translated as MKKIAFLFPGQGSQSVGMGLDLYQEYDFVRELFDMAEETCRINISKLCFKGPMEDLTMTVNLQPAVTVVNLAFLAAIKKEGLKPYVSAGHSLGEYSALCTSGIVSNQDTVALVYKRGELMHDESIKHAGAMHAVIGLPIEKVDEIVQDVQQDGVVSVANHNTELQIVITGAPEPVKKVSSLAASQGAKSIPLKVSGAWHSELIKGAEEKFREFIDPFAFNQPEKPVIFNVTADYEEDPAQIKSIMAKQLVSPVRWYDSMRKLIEEEIDIFVEVGPGRVLSGLSRKILPKEYGGKIYSVNNMKTLEQFLTDAG
- a CDS encoding DMT family transporter is translated as MIIYIKLFLTAAFWGGTFIAGKVLAQNVGPFSASFLRFLTASCFLLIITWKMDGRLPGMHRKQIFPVILLGLTGVFSYNVFFFKGLRLIDAGRASIIIANNPIFITIFAALIFREKLTLPKFIGVLISVTGAVIVISKGNLNAILSSGLGLGELYIFCCVASWVCYSLIGKAVMNALSPLVSVTYSAIIGTACLFVPALFEGMLSDMRHYMVSEWVSIFYLGFFGTVVGFVWYYEGIKKIGPTRASLFINFVPVTAIILAFLILKEPITLSLFIGTVFVCSGVYLTNRS